A DNA window from Paenibacillus andongensis contains the following coding sequences:
- a CDS encoding amidohydrolase family protein codes for MSNKLIYNGTVLTMNATNEIFKPGYVYMEHDVIHEVGEWRSDGSLDHLISRSSYTYNAAGKVVIPGIINGHTHLFQTFMRGVSDHSPLAQWLKEIIWPMSLAMEPEDFYLAALIGCIENLKSGATYMMDHHYIHTYSENDASVLQAMVDSGIRGHLARGGSDLSGEVRLRETEEQIFDSTDRLLDDWDGAAFGRIRIALGPLNLYGCSRGYLERAAVFSRDRKLISHVHVAETSEQIDTTMARYGLRNLELLNEVGLLGEQTQVVHGVWLDDGELEMIHAKQASVIHCPVSNMYLASGVARVPEMLRMGINVALGTDGPGSNNCQDNLEVLKFTACLHKVNELDATLLPPMDVLRMATVNGAKAVGRSADLGSLEPGKKADLVTVDMMKAHISPVHRASSALVYNANGNDVDLVIVGGQIVVEKGISTWIDEQEILQRAQARVDALRNKLAGQYPIFSNIE; via the coding sequence ATGTCAAACAAGTTAATTTACAACGGTACGGTGTTGACCATGAATGCCACCAATGAGATTTTCAAACCTGGCTATGTGTATATGGAGCATGATGTGATCCATGAAGTGGGGGAATGGAGATCCGACGGGAGCTTGGACCATTTAATCTCTCGATCTTCGTATACGTACAATGCTGCGGGAAAAGTCGTCATTCCTGGGATCATCAATGGTCACACCCATTTATTTCAAACGTTCATGAGAGGGGTATCGGATCACTCGCCGCTGGCACAATGGCTGAAAGAAATTATTTGGCCGATGAGCCTCGCAATGGAGCCTGAAGATTTTTATTTAGCTGCTTTAATTGGGTGTATCGAAAATTTAAAATCGGGCGCGACCTATATGATGGATCATCATTATATCCACACGTATTCAGAGAATGATGCAAGTGTTCTGCAAGCGATGGTGGACTCAGGGATCCGCGGACATTTGGCCAGGGGTGGGTCGGATTTGTCCGGAGAAGTCCGATTAAGGGAGACAGAGGAACAGATATTCGACAGTACAGATCGATTGCTCGACGATTGGGATGGCGCTGCTTTCGGCCGGATTCGAATTGCACTAGGGCCGCTTAATTTATATGGATGTTCTCGAGGGTATCTAGAGCGGGCGGCCGTCTTTAGCCGGGATCGCAAGCTGATTTCTCACGTACATGTCGCTGAAACGAGCGAACAGATCGACACGACGATGGCTCGCTATGGGCTGCGCAATTTGGAATTGCTGAATGAAGTAGGACTGCTGGGCGAGCAAACGCAGGTTGTTCACGGTGTGTGGCTTGATGATGGAGAATTAGAAATGATTCATGCAAAGCAAGCTTCCGTCATCCATTGTCCAGTATCCAATATGTATTTAGCTTCTGGTGTTGCCAGAGTACCTGAAATGCTGCGTATGGGCATTAATGTCGCCCTAGGTACGGATGGTCCTGGCAGCAATAATTGCCAAGATAACTTAGAAGTGCTGAAGTTCACAGCATGCTTGCATAAGGTGAATGAGCTGGATGCTACCTTATTGCCGCCGATGGATGTGCTGCGTATGGCTACTGTGAATGGTGCAAAGGCTGTTGGAAGGAGTGCTGATTTGGGCAGTCTTGAACCTGGCAAGAAGGCAGATTTAGTGACCGTAGATATGATGAAGGCCCACATTAGTCCCGTGCATCGCGCTTCTTCAGCGCTGGTTTATAACGCGAACGGCAATGATGTCGATCTCGTTATTGTTGGCGGACAGATTGTTGTTGAGAAGGGAATAAGCACATGGATCGATGAGCAAGAAATTCTGCAAAGGGCCCAGGCAAGGGTTGATGCTCTGCGCAATAAGCTGGCTGGGCAATATCCTATTTTTTCAAATATAGAGTAA
- a CDS encoding Lrp/AsnC family transcriptional regulator → MLELPHLDQVDQEIIKLLHENGRISYAKIGEMLNLSRVAIQKRVENLIEKEVIENFTIRLNATKLGKVVSAFFEVEVEPRFAEEVGNLLSADVNVISIYQMTGSSSLHMHALLKDDAALEDFLYQNIYKLKGVVRVNTQVVIKRFKQGTGLEL, encoded by the coding sequence GTGTTAGAACTTCCTCACCTCGATCAGGTGGATCAAGAAATCATCAAGTTACTTCATGAGAACGGGCGGATATCCTATGCAAAAATCGGGGAAATGCTTAATCTCTCACGTGTTGCGATTCAAAAACGAGTCGAAAATCTCATCGAGAAAGAGGTCATCGAGAACTTTACCATTCGGTTGAACGCGACAAAATTAGGTAAAGTCGTTAGCGCTTTTTTCGAAGTCGAAGTTGAGCCGCGTTTCGCTGAGGAAGTAGGCAATCTGCTCTCCGCTGACGTCAACGTTATCAGTATTTATCAAATGACAGGGAGCAGCTCTCTGCATATGCATGCCTTGCTCAAAGACGATGCCGCGCTCGAAGACTTCCTCTACCAAAATATCTACAAATTGAAAGGCGTCGTACGCGTTAACACACAAGTCGTCATTAAACGATTTAAACAAGGGACAGGATTGGAACTGTGA
- a CDS encoding ABC transporter substrate-binding protein, whose amino-acid sequence MKPFNLTNPLAAKRPVVLSISLVMISSMLAACGNAGSSVSTSAPTTAPSAQATASTAPAASPAATAATKAVIPATVVLNWFAEPEHGGNFAASAKGFYKDAGFDMTLMPGGPQVSSTQIVASGKAQFGMANGDDILVARQEGIPIVAIATSMQKSPQAVFYHKEDTAIKDFGDLNGHKVYVASTASFWQFIKKKYKLDSAQEMKYTGQLVNFVSDPKALTQGYVTSEPFTLAQQKVEHGTLLVADSGYNIYAGVYFTTEKMIAEHPDQVKAFVEATVKGWDYYKDHSEEINPSIQVKNPDMGLDMMKFSAAKEMDFVFGGDAATKGTGIMTKERWTEVQKQLVDVGVLKTAENIDKVFTTQFLPKK is encoded by the coding sequence ATGAAACCATTTAATCTTACTAATCCGCTTGCAGCGAAACGCCCAGTTGTTTTGTCCATTAGCTTAGTTATGATCTCAAGTATGCTTGCCGCATGCGGTAATGCGGGCTCCTCGGTTTCAACGTCAGCGCCTACTACAGCACCATCGGCGCAAGCGACGGCTTCCACTGCTCCAGCAGCTTCACCGGCTGCAACTGCAGCTACCAAGGCAGTCATACCTGCAACTGTTGTTTTAAACTGGTTCGCTGAACCCGAACATGGTGGGAACTTTGCGGCTTCCGCCAAAGGATTCTATAAAGACGCTGGATTTGATATGACGCTTATGCCAGGTGGTCCGCAGGTTTCCTCTACGCAAATTGTCGCTTCAGGCAAAGCGCAATTCGGTATGGCCAATGGCGATGATATCCTGGTAGCCAGACAAGAGGGTATTCCGATTGTAGCGATTGCAACCTCCATGCAAAAGAGTCCACAAGCAGTTTTTTATCATAAAGAAGATACGGCGATTAAAGATTTTGGTGATTTAAACGGACATAAGGTATATGTGGCTTCAACCGCCAGCTTCTGGCAATTTATTAAGAAGAAATACAAATTAGACAGTGCCCAAGAAATGAAATACACAGGTCAACTAGTTAACTTTGTCAGCGATCCTAAGGCACTTACGCAAGGGTATGTAACTTCTGAACCGTTCACGCTCGCACAGCAAAAGGTAGAGCACGGCACGCTCTTGGTTGCTGATTCGGGTTATAACATTTACGCTGGCGTGTACTTCACTACGGAGAAAATGATTGCTGAACATCCGGACCAAGTGAAAGCTTTCGTCGAAGCTACGGTAAAAGGCTGGGATTATTACAAGGATCATTCCGAGGAGATCAATCCATCCATTCAAGTGAAGAATCCAGATATGGGCTTAGATATGATGAAATTTAGTGCAGCTAAAGAGATGGACTTTGTATTCGGCGGAGATGCAGCAACCAAAGGTACAGGAATAATGACCAAAGAGCGCTGGACAGAAGTTCAGAAGCAGCTTGTTGATGTAGGTGTTCTAAAAACAGCAGAGAACATCGACAAAGTGTTCACAACGCAATTTTTACCTAAGAAGTAA
- a CDS encoding amidohydrolase family protein translates to MMNMDLVNVRLPMEDEGHLFRLSVREGIWTQIQKQEANAALSGAISLEQWKPQLSTGESGVSLIDLEGKIVLPGFVDAHMHLDKSFSLTSVENRSGTLEEAVRNYSSASSSFTKYEIKSRIMRSALQALSFGTTHIRTHLDFNLRASREVALRTIEAALEAKEALAPYIGLQLFPMCPYNFMSLDVDAVEEALRMGVDGIGGAPHLSLTPKEDIDYIFKLAEKYDVPIDLHCDETDNPAMRTIEHIALRTKSEGYSGRVTVDHLCALASMTDQDAHGIIERMADARLKAVSLPAVNLYLQGRHDSFPVRRGVTRLKEIWEAGIPIAVASDNIHDPFHPFGRGDLLQIALIGSYAAHMGGPYDLRTLLRMITDVPAKVLGLTSYEVKAGHHANFIIIDGSTPEELFTMLPERRWVYSQGSFVRMAANKAEWQDKTLAHYWQEASESVSFHKPQFVKG, encoded by the coding sequence ATGATGAATATGGATTTAGTGAACGTTCGATTGCCAATGGAGGATGAGGGGCATTTGTTTCGTCTCTCAGTTCGTGAAGGCATTTGGACTCAGATTCAGAAGCAAGAAGCTAATGCTGCCCTTTCTGGTGCTATTTCATTGGAACAATGGAAACCGCAGCTTAGTACTGGTGAATCGGGCGTTTCGCTAATTGACCTCGAAGGGAAAATCGTATTGCCGGGCTTCGTAGATGCTCATATGCATTTAGACAAATCTTTCTCGCTAACTTCCGTTGAGAATCGGAGTGGTACGTTAGAAGAAGCCGTGCGCAATTATTCAAGTGCATCATCGTCTTTTACCAAATATGAGATTAAATCAAGAATAATGCGTTCTGCTTTGCAAGCTTTGTCATTTGGTACAACGCACATTCGTACACACCTTGATTTTAATTTGAGAGCCTCACGTGAGGTAGCGTTACGTACGATTGAGGCTGCTTTGGAAGCCAAAGAAGCCTTAGCACCTTATATCGGCTTGCAGTTGTTTCCGATGTGTCCCTACAATTTCATGTCACTAGATGTTGATGCTGTAGAGGAAGCACTACGGATGGGCGTCGATGGGATTGGTGGAGCGCCGCATTTGTCATTAACCCCTAAGGAAGATATCGATTATATATTCAAATTAGCAGAGAAATATGATGTGCCGATTGACCTGCATTGTGATGAAACAGATAATCCAGCTATGCGTACCATCGAACATATCGCTTTGCGAACGAAATCAGAGGGTTATTCAGGAAGAGTTACCGTCGATCATCTATGTGCGTTAGCTTCGATGACGGATCAGGATGCTCACGGCATCATAGAACGTATGGCTGACGCGAGGCTTAAAGCAGTCTCCTTACCTGCAGTCAATTTGTATTTGCAAGGAAGGCACGACAGTTTCCCCGTTAGACGTGGCGTAACTCGTTTGAAGGAGATTTGGGAAGCAGGCATTCCTATTGCCGTGGCTTCAGATAATATTCACGATCCTTTTCACCCTTTTGGCAGAGGCGATTTATTGCAAATTGCTCTTATTGGCTCCTATGCCGCTCATATGGGAGGACCGTATGATCTTCGCACACTGCTGCGCATGATCACAGATGTGCCCGCCAAGGTGCTGGGTCTAACTTCCTATGAGGTAAAGGCTGGTCATCATGCGAATTTTATTATCATAGACGGAAGTACGCCGGAAGAGCTCTTTACCATGCTGCCTGAACGCCGCTGGGTATATAGTCAAGGAAGCTTTGTGCGGATGGCTGCAAATAAAGCGGAGTGGCAGGATAAGACCTTAGCTCATTATTGGCAAGAGGCAAGCGAGAGTGTATCCTTCCATAAACCTCAATTCGTGAAAGGGTGA
- a CDS encoding NAD(P)/FAD-dependent oxidoreductase, with protein MLKKDYDVIIIGARVAGSSLAYELSKAGYEVLLVDRSSFPSDILSTHNFFNNSVAMLREMGVLEQLLQTGTPMYKRAFVQMDDVIIDGIYPEVNGETHCLCIRRKYLDRILFDHAAAQNQVTAMEGFRVTDVLMHKDRVSGIVGVSCDGKREEFTARLVVGADGRHSTLRDLVKSERKMAVPTDFASYVGYFSTYRQEGERCVEFYKMKDNLAIIFPTSDDLFVVGIMFPLEKKEWIEKFKSNPEAGFRELVDVGFSDTTFPERLRESSLVEQIKGLLGYDNDWFQGMGKGWALVGDAVSFKDPAVGQGMHDAIYGARLLTAILSYTDDWETNWELMADKYQTAMESKMMSRYHMACQMTKNTPDTMEQTVVNGLIGSNPDAARAFLGIYNYANEPEALERTLMSLLQEGKSVEE; from the coding sequence ATGTTAAAAAAAGACTACGATGTTATTATCATCGGAGCGCGGGTTGCCGGTTCATCACTCGCTTACGAGCTGTCGAAAGCTGGATATGAGGTGCTTCTCGTTGATCGCAGCTCGTTTCCAAGTGATATCCTGTCCACGCATAACTTTTTCAATAATTCGGTAGCGATGCTCAGGGAGATGGGGGTATTAGAGCAGCTGCTTCAAACTGGTACGCCAATGTACAAACGGGCTTTCGTTCAAATGGATGACGTGATCATCGATGGGATTTATCCCGAAGTAAACGGTGAAACTCACTGTTTATGTATTCGACGTAAGTATCTAGACCGAATCTTGTTCGACCATGCAGCTGCTCAAAATCAGGTGACCGCCATGGAAGGCTTCCGCGTCACGGATGTTCTCATGCATAAGGATAGGGTGTCAGGGATTGTAGGGGTAAGCTGCGATGGTAAAAGAGAGGAATTTACTGCTAGGCTCGTAGTCGGAGCCGATGGTCGTCATTCTACGCTGCGTGATTTGGTGAAAAGCGAGCGGAAAATGGCTGTCCCTACTGATTTTGCATCGTATGTGGGGTACTTCTCTACTTATCGCCAAGAAGGCGAGCGTTGTGTGGAATTTTATAAAATGAAAGATAATTTGGCCATCATTTTTCCTACGAGCGACGATTTGTTTGTAGTAGGGATCATGTTCCCGTTAGAGAAAAAGGAATGGATTGAGAAATTTAAAAGTAACCCAGAAGCTGGATTCCGCGAGCTAGTCGATGTCGGCTTCTCCGACACAACTTTCCCTGAACGTTTGCGAGAATCTTCCTTAGTAGAACAGATTAAAGGGCTGTTGGGCTACGATAACGACTGGTTTCAAGGGATGGGCAAGGGATGGGCACTTGTTGGGGATGCTGTTTCTTTCAAGGATCCCGCGGTTGGGCAAGGTATGCATGACGCGATCTACGGTGCGCGCTTGCTGACTGCTATTTTATCCTATACGGACGACTGGGAAACAAACTGGGAGCTTATGGCTGATAAGTACCAGACCGCCATGGAGTCGAAAATGATGTCCCGTTATCACATGGCCTGCCAAATGACGAAGAACACACCAGATACCATGGAGCAAACGGTCGTGAATGGATTAATCGGCAGCAATCCCGATGCGGCACGAGCTTTTCTTGGCATCTACAACTACGCTAATGAACCTGAAGCATTAGAGCGGACATTGATGAGTTTGCTTCAGGAAGGGAAAAGCGTTGAAGAATGA
- a CDS encoding LuxR C-terminal-related transcriptional regulator: MDQKANSEFSKSLFNDYPLLTTKLYIPQQPSYHVSREHLMEKMSKALSCKVTLVTSPPGFGKTTLVSHWLLDQQLRAAWISLDQGENDVLRFWTYVIAAIHRLYPSVGHKSLSLLQTISFSSEQMISWLMNDLFEIPDSIQLVLDDYHMIESDEIHRLVAFFVDRMPSQVHLCILSRKKPPIAVGLLRVKGQLNEIGLSDLRFSQREISAFWLRQTGVLPNEQSLKLLSDRTEGWVAGLQLAVLSHLSGQQDALHQFKGNNRYVVDYLMEEVFVHLPESIRTFLLKTSILERMNAKLCSELTGQPVEKEQLQEMEKSNLFVIPLDAEGNWYRYHHLFADFLRSKLEDKGEIITLHKMACDWFERHGYMGEAIEHALAAGAYDQACTLILIVATELLKRRELTTLHRWLLQLPAAIRERPALLIILVWTELLMGRKELMDKHIETLQKALDSPNSVETSLYVGIREDMKVATNFQSMLTGNYKLCYSLLQAMHEDDNLPDIKGLPMLFGLGMELNDGAIPFIRSYYGFNGRIKQAERYHRLYDSFINKHEFHQYPFTAYQRAAMSEICYERNRLTESLRLAEDAIRIAKRSHVIGAYVPAEIIRSRILWERDAKEEAIAIIYEAMEHLKLTHHHSSHWHGLLNAYLISCQLEIGEMEAVDHWMEISPWSRQSEIIGDQDFEILTFIRVLMAKENIHDAFSWCEQLLKKAKTSGRIMTEIEAQLFLSRIHSKMNNPHSCLLHLHQALLLGEREGYLRIFANAELEPLLHHYADVRKNKYMAEVQTEGVSLHYLQVVLTLASDKMNVDPTFNNKASSIHMLTVREQEVLQLIADGLSNKAIAEKLVLAEGTVKLHLHRIYSKLQVNGRIQAIQKANQYRLL, translated from the coding sequence ATGGATCAAAAAGCAAATTCTGAATTCAGTAAATCGCTGTTCAACGATTATCCCTTACTGACCACGAAATTATATATTCCGCAGCAGCCATCGTATCATGTGTCCAGAGAACATTTGATGGAGAAGATGTCTAAGGCGTTGAGTTGCAAAGTGACTCTGGTCACATCCCCTCCGGGATTTGGTAAGACGACACTGGTAAGCCATTGGTTACTAGACCAGCAATTACGCGCAGCTTGGATCTCTTTAGATCAAGGTGAGAATGACGTGCTTAGGTTTTGGACTTATGTGATTGCGGCAATTCATCGGCTTTATCCCAGCGTTGGCCATAAATCGCTTTCTTTGCTGCAGACGATATCATTTTCGTCCGAACAGATGATTTCATGGCTGATGAACGATTTGTTTGAGATTCCAGATTCAATCCAGCTGGTATTGGATGATTACCATATGATTGAGTCCGATGAGATTCATCGTTTGGTTGCTTTTTTTGTTGATCGTATGCCGTCACAGGTACACCTTTGTATACTTAGTCGCAAAAAACCTCCAATCGCTGTTGGCCTACTGCGCGTCAAAGGTCAACTCAACGAAATCGGCTTATCCGATTTGAGATTTTCGCAACGGGAAATATCAGCTTTTTGGCTTCGTCAAACAGGCGTTTTGCCTAACGAGCAATCACTTAAGCTGTTATCTGACCGCACGGAAGGTTGGGTTGCTGGATTACAACTGGCTGTATTATCCCATTTGTCGGGTCAACAAGATGCGCTGCACCAATTTAAGGGGAACAATCGCTACGTTGTTGACTATTTAATGGAAGAGGTTTTTGTTCATTTACCAGAGTCGATTCGTACTTTTTTATTGAAAACATCGATTTTGGAAAGGATGAATGCCAAGCTTTGCTCGGAATTGACGGGTCAGCCGGTCGAAAAGGAACAGCTGCAAGAGATGGAGAAGTCTAACTTGTTCGTGATTCCATTGGATGCAGAAGGCAATTGGTATCGATATCATCACTTATTTGCCGATTTCTTGCGCAGCAAACTAGAAGATAAAGGTGAAATCATTACGCTGCACAAAATGGCCTGTGACTGGTTTGAAAGGCACGGCTATATGGGGGAAGCGATTGAACATGCTCTGGCTGCAGGAGCGTATGATCAAGCATGCACCCTCATCCTAATCGTTGCGACAGAGCTGTTAAAAAGAAGGGAATTAACCACGCTGCACCGCTGGTTGCTGCAGTTGCCTGCTGCTATTAGAGAGCGTCCCGCTTTGCTGATCATTCTAGTATGGACAGAATTATTAATGGGGCGCAAGGAACTGATGGATAAGCATATTGAAACCTTGCAAAAGGCGTTGGATTCACCTAATAGCGTAGAAACATCGCTTTATGTTGGCATACGGGAAGATATGAAGGTCGCTACAAACTTTCAGTCAATGTTAACCGGCAATTACAAGTTGTGTTACTCCCTATTGCAGGCTATGCATGAGGATGACAATCTCCCAGATATCAAAGGTCTGCCCATGCTATTTGGTTTGGGCATGGAGCTGAATGACGGGGCAATTCCATTTATCCGGAGTTACTACGGTTTTAATGGACGAATCAAACAGGCAGAGCGCTATCATCGGTTATATGATTCCTTTATTAATAAGCATGAGTTTCACCAATATCCGTTTACGGCTTATCAACGGGCAGCCATGAGCGAGATCTGTTATGAACGAAACCGATTAACGGAGTCATTACGCTTGGCTGAAGATGCCATTCGGATTGCAAAAAGGAGCCATGTAATCGGGGCCTATGTGCCCGCTGAGATCATCCGTTCAAGAATCCTTTGGGAGAGAGATGCTAAAGAAGAAGCGATTGCCATCATTTACGAAGCAATGGAACATCTAAAGCTTACCCATCATCATAGCTCGCATTGGCACGGTTTGCTGAACGCTTATCTGATTAGCTGCCAATTGGAGATAGGAGAGATGGAAGCTGTTGATCACTGGATGGAAATATCCCCGTGGAGTAGGCAAAGTGAAATTATTGGCGATCAGGATTTCGAGATTCTGACATTTATCAGGGTTTTAATGGCAAAAGAAAACATCCATGACGCATTCTCTTGGTGCGAACAGCTCTTAAAAAAAGCCAAGACATCTGGAAGAATCATGACGGAGATTGAAGCTCAGTTATTCCTATCACGTATACACAGTAAAATGAACAACCCCCATTCCTGTTTGCTTCACCTGCATCAAGCTCTACTCCTAGGGGAGAGGGAAGGTTACCTTCGTATTTTTGCGAATGCGGAACTGGAGCCGCTGCTCCATCACTATGCGGATGTACGGAAGAACAAGTACATGGCGGAAGTACAAACGGAAGGGGTTTCCCTTCACTACCTTCAAGTCGTTTTAACCCTTGCCTCCGATAAGATGAATGTTGATCCAACTTTCAATAACAAGGCATCCTCAATACATATGCTGACTGTTCGGGAACAAGAAGTACTGCAGCTCATTGCGGACGGATTGTCCAACAAAGCCATTGCAGAAAAATTAGTGCTGGCTGAAGGCACGGTGAAGCTTCACTTGCACCGGATTTACAGTAAGCTGCAAGTTAACGGGAGAATCCAAGCTATCCAGAAAGCAAATCAGTACCGATTACTTTGA
- a CDS encoding aromatic ring-hydroxylating dioxygenase subunit alpha, with translation MALQRLHDPVLENDWHAVYLASELKDQPVGVVILGERVAIYRSSKGVHALQDLCVHRGAMLSKGWVQDDVLVCPYHGWQYDSSGQCVCIPAQPKGEKIPLRAKAQTYACEEKYGFIWVCMGEPMAPLPHFEEFANPEFRPLPCGPYKVEAAGTRVIENFTDFAHLMFVHQNLLGHPDYAELPDFQVIKEKERIYIENIPIFQPVAHSGSDKSEGTTYVYMKEVYRPLSARLSKADPSNGQTLWIMLTVLPVAAEECVVFMIVSRNYAYDVDDANFIRFQDIVFEQDARVIETQKPELLPLDLQVELNHKVDRFSIAYRRWLKELGVVVGTI, from the coding sequence ATGGCTTTACAACGTCTACATGATCCTGTACTTGAAAATGATTGGCACGCTGTGTACCTCGCGTCTGAACTGAAAGACCAACCTGTAGGTGTCGTCATTTTGGGTGAAAGAGTTGCCATTTACCGCTCTAGCAAAGGGGTTCATGCGCTGCAAGATCTATGCGTTCACCGCGGAGCTATGCTTTCCAAAGGGTGGGTACAAGACGATGTTCTAGTCTGTCCATATCATGGCTGGCAGTATGATTCATCTGGGCAGTGTGTCTGTATTCCGGCGCAGCCTAAGGGAGAAAAGATTCCTCTCAGAGCTAAAGCGCAAACTTATGCCTGTGAAGAGAAGTACGGCTTCATCTGGGTATGTATGGGTGAACCCATGGCACCTTTGCCTCATTTCGAAGAGTTTGCAAATCCGGAGTTTCGTCCATTACCATGCGGCCCATATAAAGTTGAGGCAGCTGGGACTAGGGTGATTGAGAATTTTACAGACTTTGCACATTTGATGTTCGTTCATCAGAATCTGCTCGGACACCCCGACTATGCGGAGCTGCCTGACTTTCAGGTTATTAAAGAAAAGGAACGCATTTATATCGAAAATATCCCGATCTTTCAACCGGTTGCCCATTCTGGCTCGGATAAGAGTGAAGGGACGACTTACGTCTATATGAAAGAAGTTTATCGGCCTTTATCCGCTCGATTGTCCAAGGCAGATCCGAGCAATGGCCAAACCTTGTGGATTATGTTGACGGTGTTACCTGTAGCCGCAGAAGAATGTGTCGTGTTCATGATAGTATCGCGGAATTATGCCTATGATGTAGATGACGCTAATTTTATTCGCTTCCAGGATATCGTGTTTGAACAAGATGCAAGGGTAATCGAGACTCAGAAGCCGGAACTGCTGCCACTGGATCTACAGGTCGAACTCAACCATAAGGTAGATCGTTTCTCCATTGCGTATCGTCGTTGGTTGAAAGAATTAGGCGTGGTGGTTGGTACGATTTGA
- a CDS encoding 3'-5' exoribonuclease YhaM family protein, whose protein sequence is MTLIKQLQAPEEFVGFYLIKELEVKQTNTTPAKDFMDIVLCDASGQISAKLWDASATDKETFFPMTLVKVQGLVQTYRDKLQVKIGRLRKALPEDGVHITDFIRSAPISPIDLIHTINQVLESIANPTIKSIVSFCVTKVEEKLNHYPAAKTHHHAYFGGLAYHIVRMLEIGEFICKQRPFLNPDLIKAGIILHDIAKPEEMIAQLGIVSDYSVQGKLLGHISMASNWITEAALHQGIDLQSDVVIGLQHIVLSHHNLPEWGSPVLPQIPEAVALHYIDSMDAKLQMVEDTLLTTPETEAWTPMIRGLENKAMYRLNL, encoded by the coding sequence ATGACGTTAATTAAGCAATTGCAAGCACCAGAAGAGTTTGTGGGCTTTTACCTCATTAAAGAGTTAGAAGTCAAACAAACGAATACCACGCCTGCCAAAGATTTCATGGACATTGTTCTTTGCGATGCTAGTGGGCAGATCTCAGCAAAACTATGGGATGCTAGCGCGACCGATAAAGAAACGTTTTTCCCGATGACGTTGGTCAAAGTTCAAGGCTTAGTCCAAACCTATCGCGATAAACTACAGGTGAAAATCGGTAGATTGCGCAAGGCGCTGCCAGAGGATGGCGTACATATTACGGATTTCATCCGTTCAGCTCCGATTAGTCCAATTGATCTTATTCATACGATAAATCAAGTTCTAGAAAGTATTGCGAATCCGACCATCAAGTCGATTGTTTCGTTTTGTGTGACCAAAGTAGAAGAGAAGCTAAACCATTATCCTGCTGCCAAGACTCATCATCATGCCTATTTCGGCGGCCTTGCTTATCATATTGTACGGATGCTGGAAATTGGTGAATTTATTTGTAAACAGCGGCCATTTCTCAATCCCGATTTAATTAAAGCGGGCATCATTCTGCATGATATCGCCAAACCCGAAGAAATGATCGCGCAGCTAGGAATCGTTTCGGATTACAGTGTGCAAGGAAAGCTGCTCGGACACATCTCGATGGCGTCGAACTGGATTACGGAAGCTGCTTTGCATCAGGGGATTGATCTCCAATCCGATGTTGTCATTGGTTTGCAGCATATTGTGCTGTCCCACCACAACTTACCTGAATGGGGAAGTCCGGTACTGCCTCAAATTCCAGAAGCTGTTGCTTTACATTACATTGATTCGATGGATGCGAAGCTGCAAATGGTGGAGGATACTCTGCTGACAACGCCGGAGACAGAAGCATGGACGCCGATGATCCGCGGACTAGAAAATAAGGCGATGTATCGTTTGAACTTATAA